A region from the Cervus elaphus chromosome 10, mCerEla1.1, whole genome shotgun sequence genome encodes:
- the NLRC3 gene encoding NLR family CARD domain-containing protein 3 isoform X4, with amino-acid sequence MRKQELRPGGEAGQGHAASSPAEQVKALVDLLAGKGGQGSQAPQPPNRTPECPLKPHGNDLRIQRHREALLSRTGGGPELGSPSPRLTSLLLVEGLTDLQLREHDFTQVEATRGGWCSAKTIALDRLFLPLSRVSIPPRISITIGVAGVGKTTLVRNFVHLWARGQVGKDFSLVLPLTFRDLNTHEKLSADRLLRSVFPHAGEAGLASTALSKALLVLDGLDECKTPLDFSNTVACTDPKKEIQVDHLITNIIRGNLFPEVSVWITSRPGAAGQIPGGLVDRMTEIRGFSEEEIKTCLEQMFPEDPVLTGWVLSQVQADRALYLMCTVPAFCRLAGAALGHLHRHRPGPPDAELWPPRTLCELYSWYFRMALGGEGQEKAKASPRIEQLALSGRKLVGTLGRLAFHGLVRKKYVFYEPDLKVLGVDLALLQTALCGRFLQREETLASAAAYCFTHLSLQEFVAAAYYCSASKRAIFDLFTEGGVSWPRLGFLTHFRSAAQRAMQAEDGRLDVFLRFLSGLLSPRVNALLAGSLLTQGEHQGYRAQVAELLQGCLRPDVAVCARAVNILHCLRELQHIELARSVEGAVASGGLARLTSPPHRAALAYLLQVSDVCTPEAPLPLRLGPGVLQSLLPQLLYCRSLRLDTNQFQDPVMDLLGSVLSGKDCRIQRISLAENQISNKGAKALARSLLVNRSLTTLDLRSNSIGPQGAKALADALKINRTLASLSLQSNRIRDDGARSMAEALAANRILCVLHLQKNSIGPVGTQQMADALKQNRSLKELMFSSNSIGDGGAKALAEALMVNQGLKSLDLQSNSISDPGVAALMGALCTNQTLLSLNLRENSISPEGAQDLARALRTNSTLRSLDLTANLLHDQGAQAIAEAVRENHALTSLHLQWNFIQAGAAKALGQALQLNMSLTSLELMQTPDHDAQSLGGHGAVATQEVQ; translated from the exons ATGAGGAAGCAGGAGTTGCGCCCGGGCGGGGAGGCTGGCCAGGGCCACGCCGCCAGCTCCCCAGCCGAGCAGGTGAAAGCCCTGGTGGACCTGCTGGCCGGGAAAGGCGGTCAGGGCTCCCAGGCCCCACAGCCCCCCAACAGGACGCCAGAATGCCCGCTGAAGCCCCATGGCAATG ACTTGAGGATACAGAGGCACCGGGAGGCCCTGCTGAGCAGGACCGGGGGCGGCCCCGAGCTGGGCAGCCCCTCCCCAAGGCTGACCAGCCTCCTGCTGGTGGAGGGCCTGACGGACCTGCAGCTGAGGGAGCACGACTTCACGCAGGTGGAGGCCACGCGCGGGGGCTGGTGCTCGGCCAAGACCATCGCCCTGGACAGGCTCTTCCTGCCCCTGTCGCGGGTATCCATACCCCCCCGCATCTCCATCACCATCGGGGTGGCCGGGGTGGGCAAGACCACCCTGGTGAGGAACTTCGTCCACCTCTGGGCCCGGGGGCAGGTGGGCAAGGACTTCTCACTGGTACTGCCGCTGACCTTCCGGGATCTCAACACCCATGAGAAGCTGTCTGCAGACAGACTCCTCCGCTCCGTCTTCCCGCATGCTGGGGAGGCGGGCCTGGCATCAACGGCGCTGAGCAAAGCCCTCCTGGTCCTGGATGGCCTGGACGAGTGTAAGACGCCCCTGGACTTCTCCAACACCGTGGCCTGCACGGACCCCAAGAAGGAGATCCAGGTGGACCACCTGATCACCAACATCATCCGGGGCAACCTCTTCCCGGAAGTGTCTGTCTGGATCACCTCTCGTCCCGGCGCAGCTGGCCAGATTCCGGGGGGCCTGGTGGACCGGATGACCGAGATCCGGGGCTTCAGTGAAGAGGAGATCAAGACCTGTCTGGAGCAGATGTTCCCCGAGGACCCTGTCCTCACGGGCTGGGTCCTGAGCCAGGTTCAGGCTGACCGGGCCCTGTACCTCATGTGCACCGTCCCGGCCTTCTGCCGGCTGGCGGGGGCAGCGCTGGGCCACCTGCACCGCCACAGGCCGGGGCCCCCGGACGCCGAGCTGTGGCCCCCGAGGACCCTGTGTGAGCTCTACTCGTGGTACTTCAGGATGGCCCTTGGCGGAGAGGGGCAGGAGAAGGCCAAGGCGAGCCCCCGTATCGAGCAGTTGGCTCTCAGCGGCCGCAAGCTGGTGGGCACGCTGGGCCGGCTGGCCTTCCACGGGCTGGTCCGGAAGAAGTACGTGTTCTACGAGCCCGACCTGAAGGTGCTGGGCGTGGACCTCGCGCTGCTACAGACGGCCCTGTGCGGCCGCTTCCTGCAGCGGGAGGAGACGCTGGCCTCCGCGGCCGCCTACTGCTTCACCCACCTGTCCCTGCAGGAGTTCGTGGCGGCCGCGTACTACTGCAGCGCCTCCAAGAGGGCCATCTTCGACCTCTTCACCGAGGGCGGCGTGTCCTGGCCCCGGCTGGGCTTCCTCACGCACTTCCGGAGTGCGGCCCAGCGGGCCATGCAGGCCGAGGACGGGCGGCTCGACGTCTTCCTGCGATTCCTCTCAGGCCTCTTGTCCCCGAGGGTCAACGCGCTGCTGGCCGGCTCCCTGCTGACCCAGGGCGAGCACCAGGGCTACCGGGCCCAGGTGGCCGAGCTCCTGCAGGGCTGTCTGCGCCCTGACGTGGCGGTCTGCGCCCGGGCCGTCAACATCCTGCACTGCCTGCGCGAGCTGCAGCACATCGAGCTGGCCCGCAGCGTGGAGGGGGCCGTGGCCAGCGGGGGCCTGGCCAGGCTGACCAGCCCCCCGCACCGCGCCGCCCTGGCCTACCTCCTGCAGGTGTCTGACGTCTGCACCCCGGAGGCCCCCCTGCCCCTGCGCCTAGGCCCGGGCGTCCTCCAGAGCCTGCTGCCCCAGCTGCTCTACTGCCGGAGCCTGAG GCTGGACACCAACCAGTTCCAGGACCCCGTGATGGACCTGCTGGGCAGCGTGCTGAGTGGGAAAGACTGTCGCATTCAGAGGATCAG CTTGGCTGAGAACCAGATCAGTAACAAAGGGGCCAAAGCTCTGGCCAGATCCCTCCTCGTCAACAGAAGCCTGACCACTCTGGA TCTCCGCAGTAACTCCATCGGCCCTCAGGGGGCCAAGGCACTGGCAGATGCTCTGAAGATTAACCGCACCCTGGCCTCTCTGAG CCTCCAGAGCAACAGGATCAGGGACGACGGCGCCAGGTCCATGGCTGAGGCCTTGGCCGCCAACCGGATCCTCTGTGTGCTTCA CCTGCAGAAGAACTCCATCGGGCCAGTGGGAACCCAGCAGATGGCAGATGCCCTGAAGCAAAACAGGAGTCTGAAGGAGCTCAT GTTCTCCAGCAACAGCATTGGCGATGGAGGCGCCAAGGCCCTGGCGGAGGCCCTGATGGTGAACCAGGGCCTGAAGAGCCTGGA CCTGCAGAGCAACTCCATCAGTGACCCGGGAGTAGCAGCGCTGATGGGGGCCCTCTGCACCAACCAGACGCTCCTCAGCCTCAA CCTTCGAGAAAATTCCATCAGCCCGGAGGGAGCCCAGGATCTGGCGCGTGCTCTCCGCACCAACAGCACCCTGAGGAGTCTGGA CCTGACAGCAAACCTACTCCACGACCAGGGCGCCCAGGCCATCGCAGAGGCAGTGAGAGAAAACCACGCCCTCACGTCCCTTCA ccTGCAGTGGAACTTCATCCAGGCCGGCGCTGCCAAGGCCCTGGGACAAGCACTACAGCTCAACATGAGCCTGACCAGCCTCGA ACTCATGCAGACTCCAGACCACGATGCACAGTCATTAGGCGGCCATGGGGCAGTGGCCACACAGGAGGTGCAATGA